A genomic window from Prochlorococcus sp. RS04 includes:
- a CDS encoding sensor histidine kinase yields the protein MKTLQEVLFFLHQKWKIKVKHFSQSKEKKFEVDKNKYKKTIDFPFDKIRPQEVLSWLDYSSQGWIILSSDLTIKFINQKALSLIRIIKYKDVIGKAINDINELEVLSNKILYLRKKDFPFNLDFTIAGVPISVNIVRGRKKNYLILLESKLSIESIKKRQNQLINDVSHELKTPLTSLILIGERLESVVSKKDRYLVKRLKKESKRLRKMAEETLELSKLESSEDFNKNKKISISDLIMESWQTIKPLAEKKDIKINLFSPTKYYISGDIENLKRAFINILDNAIRYSPTKESIQIEIFKRDSSVVIRVRDKGIGLEENESNDIFSRFYRGDPSRTKFKKSGSGLGLSITKKIINNNKGFIKAFNHKDGGAIIETIFPCLNTDL from the coding sequence ATGAAAACACTACAAGAAGTATTATTTTTTTTACATCAGAAATGGAAAATAAAAGTCAAGCATTTTTCTCAATCAAAAGAAAAAAAATTTGAAGTTGATAAAAATAAGTATAAAAAAACTATTGATTTCCCATTTGATAAAATTAGACCTCAAGAAGTGTTGTCTTGGTTAGATTATTCATCGCAAGGGTGGATTATCTTATCATCTGATCTGACAATAAAATTTATCAATCAGAAAGCATTATCTCTTATTAGGATTATCAAATATAAAGATGTTATTGGAAAAGCAATTAATGATATTAATGAGCTTGAAGTACTTAGTAATAAAATTTTATATTTAAGAAAAAAAGATTTCCCATTCAACCTTGATTTCACAATTGCGGGAGTACCCATTTCGGTAAATATTGTTAGAGGAAGAAAAAAGAATTATTTAATATTATTGGAAAGTAAATTATCAATTGAATCGATAAAAAAACGACAAAATCAATTAATTAATGATGTGTCTCATGAACTGAAAACCCCTCTTACATCACTTATCTTAATTGGGGAAAGACTTGAATCAGTAGTATCAAAAAAGGATAGGTATCTTGTTAAGAGACTTAAGAAAGAGTCAAAAAGATTAAGAAAAATGGCCGAAGAGACTTTAGAGCTTTCTAAGCTAGAAAGTAGTGAAGATTTTAATAAAAACAAAAAAATATCTATTTCAGATTTGATTATGGAATCTTGGCAAACAATAAAACCGCTCGCAGAAAAAAAGGATATAAAAATAAATTTATTTTCTCCAACAAAATATTATATATCTGGGGATATTGAAAATTTAAAAAGAGCATTTATAAATATTTTAGATAACGCTATTCGTTATTCCCCAACAAAAGAGAGCATACAAATTGAAATTTTTAAGAGAGATAGCTCTGTTGTTATAAGAGTTAGAGATAAAGGTATTGGATTAGAAGAAAATGAATCAAATGACATTTTTTCTCGTTTTTATCGTGGGGATCCATCAAGGACTAAATTTAAGAAAAGTGGAAGTGGTTTAGGTCTTTCAATTACAAAAAAAATAATTAATAACAATAAAGGTTTTATAAAGGCATTTAATCATAAAGATGGTGGAGCGATTATTGAAACTATCTTTCCGTGTCTTAATACAGATTTATAG
- a CDS encoding response regulator transcription factor: MAIKDHKSLQDSRILLVEDDKSIRLTVSETLISEGFKVSSFKDGLSALDFINNDIKKDVDLIILDLMLPGLNGLELCRKIRNDEDYTPILILSAKDNESDRVLGLEVGADDYLTKPFGLNELIARSRALIRRSKRNKKYIENSKTVLEFDHIKMFLEECRVTSFDREITLSPKEFKLLELFMKNPKRVWSRDLILEKIWEIDFIGDTKTVDVHVRWLREKLEEDPSAPKFLKTVRGFGYKFG; encoded by the coding sequence ATGGCTATTAAAGATCATAAAAGTTTGCAAGACTCAAGAATTCTTCTTGTAGAGGATGATAAGAGTATTAGGCTTACTGTCAGTGAAACCTTGATCAGCGAAGGTTTCAAAGTATCAAGTTTCAAAGACGGTTTAAGTGCCTTAGATTTTATTAATAATGATATTAAAAAAGATGTTGACCTAATAATTCTAGATTTAATGTTGCCAGGACTAAATGGATTAGAGTTATGTAGAAAAATAAGAAATGATGAAGACTATACACCCATACTAATTTTGAGTGCTAAAGATAATGAATCAGACAGGGTTCTTGGATTAGAGGTTGGTGCAGATGATTATTTAACAAAACCTTTTGGTTTAAATGAATTAATTGCTAGATCTAGAGCATTAATAAGAAGATCTAAACGTAATAAAAAATATATAGAAAACTCAAAAACTGTTCTCGAGTTTGATCATATAAAAATGTTCTTGGAAGAATGTAGGGTAACTTCTTTTGATAGAGAAATAACATTATCTCCAAAAGAATTTAAATTATTAGAGTTATTTATGAAAAATCCAAAAAGAGTATGGTCAAGGGATTTAATACTTGAAAAAATATGGGAAATTGACTTTATTGGTGATACTAAAACTGTAGATGTTCATGTTAGGTGGCTCAGAGAGAAATTAGAGGAAGATCCCTCAGCTCCAAAGTTTCTTAAAACTGTTAGAGGTTTTGGCTATAAGTTTGGATGA
- a CDS encoding poly-A polymerase, producing the protein MIIKNSPSPKNSNQAQEIGHIKYSYKESFKRENKSILDDSEFIENYNNALKSPQSRRLYKDAENEIHLDSIEAHNILPLDKISI; encoded by the coding sequence ATGATTATAAAAAATTCACCTTCTCCCAAAAACTCAAATCAAGCCCAAGAAATAGGGCATATCAAATATTCTTATAAAGAAAGTTTTAAAAGAGAAAATAAATCTATTTTGGATGATTCGGAATTTATTGAAAATTACAATAACGCCCTTAAATCACCACAATCAAGAAGATTGTATAAAGATGCAGAGAATGAAATTCATTTGGACTCAATTGAGGCCCATAATATTTTACCTCTAGATAAAATTTCTATTTAA
- a CDS encoding DUF3764 family protein, whose protein sequence is MSCSITSVFTFKIESTFDEWVAIFDSAEADKRHSEFLIQPLFRGVSKEDPQKVIVIHQAPEGNVQKFVEANGDLMATHRVDLSTMEESSWTSSATTESCCD, encoded by the coding sequence ATGTCTTGTTCCATAACCTCAGTTTTTACTTTTAAAATTGAAAGCACTTTCGATGAATGGGTAGCAATATTTGATAGTGCGGAAGCTGATAAAAGACATTCTGAATTTCTTATTCAGCCACTTTTTAGAGGAGTAAGTAAGGAAGATCCTCAAAAAGTTATTGTTATTCATCAAGCTCCAGAAGGTAATGTTCAAAAGTTTGTGGAAGCTAATGGTGACTTGATGGCAACTCATAGAGTTGACCTTTCAACAATGGAAGAATCATCTTGGACTTCTTCAGCAACAACGGAAAGTTGTTGTGATTAA
- a CDS encoding helix-turn-helix domain-containing protein: MIIPEKQNIDFNNNTILEVKSGILIMESKIKNKKNIVGIINENDVINLTLCNYENIKLIALTNCEIKTIKRGLFFSSTDLLTKSLKRIDQLEKLLLIRDIKKSEEKLKEFLLYLSSIIGLKKDKHIYLNLKEFNFTHKIIGNSISSTRVTVTRNLKILEKKGWLKFKKKGILIPFKDNLPNLN; the protein is encoded by the coding sequence ATGATAATTCCTGAAAAGCAAAATATAGACTTTAACAACAATACAATCCTAGAAGTCAAATCAGGAATATTAATAATGGAATCAAAAATTAAGAATAAGAAAAATATTGTTGGGATAATAAATGAAAATGATGTAATAAATTTGACATTATGTAACTACGAAAATATTAAATTAATTGCGTTGACAAATTGCGAAATTAAAACAATTAAAAGAGGGCTATTTTTTTCATCTACAGACTTATTAACAAAAAGTCTAAAAAGAATTGATCAATTGGAAAAACTTTTATTAATAAGGGATATAAAAAAATCAGAAGAAAAACTAAAAGAATTTCTTTTATACTTATCCTCAATAATTGGCTTAAAAAAAGATAAACATATTTATCTAAATTTAAAAGAATTTAATTTTACCCATAAAATTATCGGTAATTCTATTTCTTCAACAAGAGTAACCGTAACGAGAAATTTAAAAATACTAGAAAAAAAAGGTTGGCTCAAATTTAAAAAAAAAGGTATTTTAATTCCGTTTAAAGATAATTTACCAAACCTTAATTAA
- the phnD gene encoding phosphate/phosphite/phosphonate ABC transporter substrate-binding protein — protein MRNFLKIVLGLSIISASISSCGNKSNDLIGDLDLSDCNPNNTVDSKYCDRDGDFLADLPLSEDEWIDPETIVFSYTPVEDPSVYAKVWEDFVIHMSKVTGKKVTFLPVQSYAAQVEAMRSGRLHVAGINTGSNTVAAACAGAVPFGMMAKKDLSYGYEMEIIVPSDSPINSPADLKGKKVTFTSKTSNSGFKAPSAILKGEFGLEANKDFTPVFSGKHQNSIMGVANKDYEVAPIANSVLTRMDARGVVDSSKIRTIYKSQTFPTTGYAHAHNLHPAVVAKVKQAFYTYNWDNSTLDKEFKKADRFISISHKHDWDVIRKIDKANGVVYDCK, from the coding sequence ATGAGAAATTTTTTAAAGATAGTCTTAGGGCTATCAATAATCAGTGCAAGTATTTCAAGTTGTGGGAACAAATCAAATGATTTAATTGGAGATTTAGATTTATCTGATTGCAATCCAAATAATACTGTTGACAGCAAATATTGTGATCGAGATGGAGATTTTCTCGCAGACCTACCCCTTTCCGAAGATGAATGGATAGATCCTGAAACCATTGTGTTCTCATATACACCTGTTGAAGACCCCTCCGTTTATGCAAAAGTTTGGGAAGATTTTGTAATACATATGTCTAAGGTGACTGGTAAAAAAGTCACTTTCTTACCAGTTCAATCTTATGCTGCTCAAGTTGAGGCAATGAGATCTGGACGTCTTCATGTAGCAGGAATTAATACTGGAAGCAATACAGTGGCAGCAGCATGTGCAGGAGCAGTTCCATTTGGAATGATGGCTAAAAAAGATTTATCTTACGGTTATGAAATGGAAATTATTGTTCCTTCTGATAGTCCAATTAATTCTCCTGCAGATTTAAAAGGTAAAAAAGTTACATTTACATCTAAGACATCTAATTCAGGATTTAAAGCACCATCGGCCATCCTTAAAGGAGAATTTGGTCTTGAGGCAAATAAAGATTTCACCCCAGTCTTTTCTGGCAAGCATCAAAATTCAATAATGGGTGTTGCAAACAAAGATTATGAAGTAGCACCAATTGCTAACTCAGTTCTTACAAGAATGGATGCAAGAGGTGTTGTTGATTCTTCTAAAATAAGAACTATTTATAAATCCCAAACCTTCCCAACGACAGGTTATGCTCATGCTCATAATCTACATCCAGCTGTAGTTGCAAAAGTAAAGCAAGCTTTTTACACCTATAACTGGGATAATTCAACATTAGATAAAGAATTTAAAAAGGCTGATAGATTCATTTCAATAAGTCACAAGCACGATTGGGACGTTATTAGAAAAATAGATAAGGCTAATGGTGTTGTTTATGATTGCAAATAA
- the phnC gene encoding phosphonate ABC transporter ATP-binding protein encodes MLKTINLKKVYPNGEEALKGINLEIPNGQVVALIGPSGAGKSTFIRTINRLVEPTSGKVYFANEKNDITSLNKSKLRKIRRQIGMIFQEFALVERLSVMENVLSGRLGYVGFWNSFFRKFPQKDIEEAFRLLQRIGLEHMLDKRADELSGGQRQRVGIARALIQNPMLLLVDEPTASLDPKNSRQIMRLICELCKERNLAAIINIHDVFLAKNFAERIIGLKAGEIVYDGKPSGLSETILTKIYGEEDWSKTVAN; translated from the coding sequence ATGCTTAAAACAATAAACCTCAAAAAGGTTTATCCAAATGGAGAAGAGGCTCTTAAAGGAATAAACCTAGAAATTCCTAATGGGCAAGTAGTTGCTCTTATCGGTCCTTCAGGTGCTGGTAAAAGTACTTTTATTAGAACAATAAATAGATTAGTTGAGCCCACTTCAGGGAAAGTTTATTTCGCTAATGAAAAAAATGACATTACTTCTTTAAATAAATCTAAATTAAGAAAAATAAGAAGACAAATTGGAATGATTTTCCAGGAATTTGCTTTGGTAGAAAGATTAAGTGTAATGGAAAATGTCCTTTCCGGCAGATTAGGTTACGTAGGATTTTGGAATAGTTTTTTCAGGAAATTTCCTCAAAAAGATATTGAAGAAGCATTCCGTCTGCTTCAAAGAATTGGACTAGAGCATATGCTTGATAAAAGAGCCGATGAATTGTCAGGAGGGCAGAGGCAAAGAGTAGGAATTGCTAGAGCTTTGATACAAAATCCAATGTTACTTTTAGTAGATGAACCTACAGCTAGTTTAGATCCCAAAAATTCCAGGCAAATTATGCGATTAATATGCGAGTTATGTAAGGAAAGAAATCTTGCTGCGATTATAAATATTCATGATGTTTTTCTTGCTAAGAATTTTGCAGAAAGAATAATAGGTTTAAAAGCTGGAGAAATTGTTTACGATGGCAAGCCAAGTGGCTTATCAGAGACAATACTTACAAAAATATATGGAGAAGAAGACTGGTCTAAAACTGTAGCAAATTAG
- the phnE gene encoding phosphonate ABC transporter, permease protein PhnE — translation MNDKKVIWKRKPLIKNRLLRIGLILLISTYLLSVFLTTEIDWQRILEGIPRGKNFIFAFFPPDFITRSDEILAGIFESLWMTIVATIVGILISIPVSLGAAKNIAPKFVYFLSRGVITLSRSFQEVILAIFFVKLMGFGPFAGMVTLSLSTIGFFAKLLSEDIEDINKSQAEAIKSTGSSWFQWVNYGVQPQVMPRFIGLSLYRLDINFRESAVIGIVGGGGIGSTLNTAFDRYEFETAAAVLIVIISIVMIVEYTSSHLRKLIK, via the coding sequence ATGAATGATAAGAAAGTAATTTGGAAAAGAAAACCGTTAATAAAAAATAGGTTATTAAGAATTGGATTAATTTTGCTAATTAGTACTTACTTATTATCTGTTTTCCTAACTACCGAAATTGATTGGCAAAGAATTCTTGAAGGGATCCCAAGGGGTAAAAATTTTATATTTGCTTTTTTCCCTCCAGATTTTATAACTAGATCTGATGAGATTTTGGCAGGTATTTTTGAAAGTCTATGGATGACTATTGTTGCAACTATTGTGGGGATACTTATTTCTATACCTGTATCCTTAGGGGCGGCTAAAAACATAGCTCCTAAATTTGTTTATTTCTTATCAAGAGGAGTTATCACATTGTCGAGGAGTTTTCAGGAAGTTATCCTAGCAATATTTTTTGTTAAGTTAATGGGTTTTGGACCTTTTGCTGGGATGGTAACTTTGAGTTTATCGACAATAGGGTTTTTCGCTAAATTATTATCTGAAGATATTGAAGACATAAATAAATCCCAAGCTGAAGCAATCAAATCTACCGGCAGCAGTTGGTTTCAATGGGTTAATTATGGTGTCCAGCCTCAAGTTATGCCAAGATTTATTGGATTATCTTTATACAGATTGGATATTAATTTTAGAGAGTCTGCGGTAATTGGAATTGTTGGGGGAGGAGGTATTGGTTCTACCTTAAATACAGCTTTTGATAGATATGAATTTGAGACTGCAGCGGCTGTTCTTATCGTAATTATTTCTATCGTGATGATTGTTGAATATACATCTAGTCATCTCAGGAAATTAATAAAGTAA
- the phnE gene encoding phosphonate ABC transporter, permease protein PhnE, whose amino-acid sequence MPIIKQKDYKTWKKFDRKRDLQNWLCWFLGTLIFSFCFGLISSKTIWFYVFDSHNEALDLLGRMFPPETNYFLNLIKPIWDTLNIATIGTTIGTLIAIPLAFLSANNTTPSKKFLRPLALFCIVSSRSINSVIWALLLVAVVGPGVLAGIIAIGLRSIGFCGKLLYEAIEEIDENQIEAIEATGANKAQIMTFGIVPQILPAFTSISIYRWDINIREATVVGLVGAGGIGIELDAQIGDLAWAKVSVILLAIVVAVVFSEWITAKIRRFIL is encoded by the coding sequence ATGCCAATAATAAAACAAAAGGATTACAAAACCTGGAAAAAATTTGATCGAAAAAGAGATTTACAAAACTGGCTTTGTTGGTTCTTAGGTACTTTAATTTTTAGCTTTTGTTTCGGTCTGATTAGTAGTAAAACAATCTGGTTTTATGTATTTGATTCACATAATGAGGCTTTAGATCTTTTAGGTAGGATGTTTCCTCCAGAAACTAATTATTTCTTAAATTTAATAAAACCTATTTGGGATACTTTAAATATCGCGACTATTGGTACAACGATTGGAACTTTAATTGCAATACCATTAGCTTTTTTATCTGCAAACAATACTACCCCAAGTAAAAAGTTTTTAAGACCTTTAGCCTTATTTTGCATAGTTTCAAGCAGATCAATTAATTCAGTAATCTGGGCATTACTTCTTGTTGCAGTTGTCGGTCCCGGAGTCTTGGCTGGCATAATTGCTATCGGATTAAGATCGATTGGATTTTGTGGAAAATTACTTTATGAAGCTATAGAGGAAATTGATGAAAACCAAATTGAAGCTATTGAGGCAACAGGGGCAAATAAAGCACAAATTATGACCTTTGGCATAGTGCCTCAAATTCTCCCAGCATTTACGAGTATTTCTATTTATAGGTGGGATATAAATATTAGAGAAGCAACTGTTGTTGGCTTAGTTGGAGCAGGAGGTATAGGGATAGAATTAGATGCTCAAATAGGAGACTTAGCTTGGGCTAAGGTATCAGTTATTTTATTAGCAATAGTAGTAGCGGTTGTTTTTAGTGAATGGATTACAGCAAAAATAAGGAGATTTATTCTATAG
- the phnC gene encoding phosphonate ABC transporter ATP-binding protein yields the protein MNNKLSLKNINVKYGESLALKSINLDIYKGEFVVLLGSSGAGKSTLLRTINQLNPLTSGELDFFDLGKIRNKKDLQNLRKKTGMIFQQHQLIERNTVFQNVLTGRLGFHSLFRSILPLPKFDQELALDCIDRVSLLDKALVKVKELSGGQQQRVGIARALAQNPSLILADEPIASLDPKTSHQVLSMLKDICKKDNISALTSLHQVDFAKEYGDRIIGLSHGKIVFNGKSDQLSDEILKNIYSSSPITEEANFTSNEVVMV from the coding sequence GTGAATAATAAGCTCTCCTTAAAAAATATTAATGTCAAATATGGAGAGAGCCTAGCTTTAAAATCCATAAACTTAGATATTTATAAAGGTGAATTTGTAGTCCTTCTTGGGTCTTCTGGGGCAGGTAAATCAACTTTGCTAAGAACAATCAATCAATTGAATCCATTAACTTCAGGAGAGTTAGATTTTTTTGATTTAGGAAAAATAAGAAATAAAAAAGATCTTCAGAATTTAAGAAAAAAAACTGGGATGATATTTCAACAACATCAGTTGATTGAGAGAAATACTGTTTTCCAAAATGTTTTAACTGGTCGACTTGGATTTCATTCACTATTTAGAAGCATTTTACCTCTTCCAAAATTTGATCAAGAACTTGCTCTCGATTGCATAGATAGAGTTAGCCTCTTAGACAAAGCGCTTGTAAAAGTAAAAGAATTAAGCGGAGGACAACAACAAAGAGTAGGAATTGCTAGAGCTTTAGCTCAAAATCCTTCGTTGATTTTGGCAGATGAACCAATAGCTAGTCTTGACCCAAAAACTTCCCATCAAGTTTTATCGATGCTGAAAGATATTTGTAAGAAAGATAATATATCCGCATTAACTAGTCTTCACCAAGTTGATTTTGCTAAAGAATATGGAGATAGAATTATTGGCTTAAGTCATGGGAAAATAGTTTTTAATGGTAAATCAGATCAACTTTCAGACGAGATTTTAAAAAATATTTATTCATCTTCACCAATAACAGAAGAAGCAAATTTTACCTCAAATGAAGTGGTAATGGTTTAA
- the phnD gene encoding phosphate/phosphite/phosphonate ABC transporter substrate-binding protein, with protein sequence MKLKSLLSVFTISIVALTSACSTKNAGPSADPDKLIVALIPDENAATVIQDNQGLKDYLTEAFDKEIELVVTTDYSSMIEAARNDRLDLAYFGPLSYVLAKAVSDIEPFAARIKGGTKTYNSCIIGNTKKGVTSFDDIKGTTFALGDPASTSSRLFPELTLAENGLTKGKDFQGVFLGSHDAVALAVQNGNAQAGGMACPILKSLKKKGVIDPSKVTTIAQSSPIPQYPWTMRSTLSPELKEKIRVTFLDLDSDKVLKPFNADGFASITDSDYDGIRKAGKLLGLDLSKFVK encoded by the coding sequence ATGAAACTTAAATCTCTTTTAAGCGTTTTTACTATTTCTATTGTGGCGCTTACTTCGGCATGCTCTACGAAAAATGCTGGACCAAGTGCTGATCCTGATAAGTTAATTGTTGCATTAATTCCTGATGAAAATGCTGCAACCGTTATCCAAGATAATCAAGGTCTAAAAGATTACTTAACTGAAGCCTTTGATAAGGAAATAGAGTTAGTTGTTACTACTGATTATTCTTCAATGATTGAAGCAGCTAGAAACGATAGGTTGGATTTAGCTTACTTTGGACCTTTATCTTATGTTTTAGCTAAAGCAGTAAGTGATATTGAACCTTTTGCAGCAAGGATCAAAGGAGGAACTAAGACTTATAATTCCTGCATAATTGGAAACACTAAAAAAGGTGTTACTAGTTTTGATGATATCAAGGGTACTACTTTTGCTCTTGGAGATCCAGCTTCAACCTCTAGTAGATTATTCCCTGAGTTAACTCTTGCTGAAAATGGACTTACTAAAGGCAAGGATTTTCAAGGAGTTTTTCTAGGATCACATGATGCTGTTGCCTTAGCAGTTCAAAATGGAAATGCTCAAGCAGGAGGAATGGCATGTCCGATTCTTAAATCCCTAAAGAAGAAAGGAGTTATTGACCCTTCTAAAGTAACAACTATTGCTCAATCTTCTCCCATTCCTCAATATCCATGGACAATGCGTTCAACTTTATCTCCTGAATTAAAAGAAAAAATAAGAGTTACTTTCTTAGATCTAGATAGTGACAAAGTCCTGAAACCTTTTAACGCTGATGGTTTCGCATCTATAACTGATAGTGATTATGACGGTATTAGAAAAGCAGGCAAACTTCTAGGTCTTGATCTTTCTAAGTTTGTTAAGTAA
- the phnE gene encoding phosphonate ABC transporter, permease protein PhnE produces MDKFKRILEVERRTWKKQFFRVLIILIFVFSSLAVVGLFDFERISTGIPAVLKLLPEMFPPDFSRAGTWFKPLIDSLAMSIAGTSISVFLSLLLCFFAARNTTINPIVYNLATLILNVTRAVPELILGIILVAMIGFGALPGTLALGLHSVGMLGKFYSEAIELCDKEPIEAARASGASDLQVIVHSILPQVFPAMADVTFYRWEYNFRASMVVGAVGAGGIGLEIISALRIMDYAQVSALLIVVLVVVTVLDSMSNYLRKSVSE; encoded by the coding sequence ATGGATAAATTTAAGAGAATTTTAGAGGTCGAAAGGAGGACTTGGAAAAAACAATTTTTCAGGGTTCTCATAATTTTGATATTTGTATTTTCTTCTTTAGCAGTTGTAGGTCTTTTCGATTTTGAAAGGATAAGTACAGGTATTCCGGCAGTTTTAAAATTACTGCCGGAAATGTTTCCTCCTGATTTCTCAAGAGCTGGAACTTGGTTTAAACCTTTAATAGACTCTTTGGCAATGAGTATCGCAGGAACTTCGATTTCTGTTTTTTTATCTTTACTTCTTTGTTTTTTTGCTGCAAGAAATACAACTATAAATCCAATTGTTTACAACTTAGCGACACTAATTTTAAACGTCACAAGAGCTGTTCCTGAATTAATTTTAGGTATTATTCTAGTTGCAATGATTGGCTTTGGTGCTCTACCGGGGACATTGGCATTAGGTCTTCATTCTGTTGGAATGTTAGGTAAATTTTATTCTGAAGCTATTGAGCTTTGTGACAAGGAACCTATAGAAGCAGCTAGAGCTTCTGGCGCAAGTGATCTACAAGTTATTGTGCATAGCATTCTTCCTCAAGTTTTTCCTGCTATGGCTGATGTAACTTTTTATAGATGGGAATACAACTTTAGAGCTTCAATGGTTGTGGGCGCTGTAGGGGCTGGTGGTATAGGTTTAGAGATCATAAGTGCTTTGAGGATAATGGATTATGCTCAAGTATCAGCTTTATTAATAGTAGTTTTAGTCGTAGTAACTGTATTAGATAGCATGAGTAACTATCTCAGGAAATCAGTATCTGAATAA